TACAATACCCAGAAAGCCACAACAGAATATGGTGGAAGAAAATGGACGGCTTGGTTCACAAGTTCAATTCCATTTCAAGATGGACCCTATAAATTCAGTGGATTACCTGGATTGATCGTTAAAATTTCTGATGATGGAAATAATTATTCCTGGGAACTTAAAGGAAATAAAAAAGTAGAGAATTTTAATGAAATTCCTTACATCGAAACCGTAATGCCGGGTGGCGATGGCGGTAAAGTGGTAGAGGTTTCTAGAGAGAAATTCGATAAGACTTTGAATGATTATAAAAAAGATCCTATGGCAAGTGCAAGACCTTATTTAAAGCCTGAAATGATGTCTCAAAAAATGCCGGGCTCTGATCAAACCATTGGCGACATGATGAAAGATGCAGAAAAAAGAATGAGAGATTTCTATGATGCAAATGATAATCCCATTGAAATTTCAGCTGCAAAAGCGAAAAAATAACGAGACTTGTTACTAAATTATATTGGAGACCTTGAAACGCTGGATGTTTCAAGGTTTTTTTATGAAATTAATCAGTTTGAGACCCAATCCTTATTTAGAGTTAATTTAAATAACGTATATTTGCGAATCAAAATTTATAGTGTTGAAAGTAGATCATTCAGATAAATTATGTTGTTTCCCGAGAAATAAATCGGGGAAAATATTGGGTTATGAAAACGATAACCTCGGCATGCCTAATAAAATTATTGAAATGGGCTTACTGCCCGAAACTGTTTTTAAGGTTCTGTATCAGGCGCCTTTTCGTGGACCACTTTATATAGAATTTGGAGACGAAAAAAGCAGAATTGCGTTGCGTGAAGAAGAAGCGCGATTCATCATCGTGGAAACTTTAACTTAAATATACTCCACAACACTCGAAACCCTTCGGGATGGAGCGAAGAATGAACACTTCAAATAACAAACAAATTCTTTTAGTCGGTAATCCAAATGTTGGTAAATCCACCGTTTTTAATCTGTTATGCAATAAAAAACAAAAAACAGGAAACTATGCCGGCGTTACTGTAGCCAGCCATTCAGGAAATTACGAATATGGTGGTGAACATGTTGAGATCATCGATTTACCGGGATCTTACAGTATATACCCAACCTCTGAAGACGAAGCAATCCTCTCAAAATTTTTAATTGAAGAGCAGGGACAATATTCCGGCGTCGTCTATATATTGGAAGCGTTGAGCATGAAAAGAGGTTTGCTCCTTTTTCAACAAATTCAGGACTTAGGAATTCCTATTTTATTAGTTGTAAATCAAATTGACCAAGCCGAAAGACGCGGTATTAATATCGATATTGACCAGCTTTCAAAAGAACTGAACGTAACCGTTTTGCAGGCCAACGCAAAACAAAATCAGGGTATCGAAGAGTTACGCAGAGAAATTCACAAAGGAATCTTCCGGGAGTCAGACAAAGTTTCTTTCGATATTCCAACGGAACATAAAGGATTAGTTTTTAAAATCCTTTCCGAAACAAAAGAAGAAAATCAATATAAAATATGGACTTTACTTTCCTCCGAAACCTATTTGGGTAAGTTGGAAACGGTGAAGGAACAGATGAATGATGATGAGGTTAAATGTTTGGTTCCGAAAAGATTACAGACCCAGGAAACCATTAGACGTTATCAGGAAATTGATAAAATAATTTCTAAAGTTCTTTCAAAAAAACCGCAGTTCAAAGAATTGTTGACCGAAAAATTAGATAAGGTTTTGGTTCACCCGATTTGGGGATATTTGATTTTCGGATTTATTTTATTAATCATTTTCCAAAGTGTTTTCTTTCTGGCAGAATATCCAATGAACTGGATTTCAGATTTTTTCCTCTGGTTATCTGGTTTTGCGAATGAATATCTTCCGGCTGGACCAATTAATTCACTCATCGCGAATGGAATTATCCCGGGAGTTGGCGGAATTATGGTGTTCGCGCCGCAAATTGGGATCTTACTTTATTTCCTTTATCTGCTCGAAGATTCTGGTTATATGGCGAGGGTTATATTTTTAATGGACCGCTTTCTTCGTCCTTTTGGATTGAACGGAAAAAGTATTGTACCACTGGTTTCAGGAACGGCTTGTGCGATTCCGGCCATCATGTCTACTCGGAATATCGAAAATGTCAAGGAACGTTTAATTACCATTTTGGTAACGCCGTTTATGACGTGTTCAGCACGACTTCCGGTTTACAGTATTATCATCGGTTTAATTATTCCGAATAAATTTTTTATTGGAATCAGCTATAAAGCAATTGCTTTAATGGCAATGTATTTCCTAGGATTTTTCACCTCTTTAGTTGCTGCCTTAATTCTTAAAAAAATTATTAAAAGCAAAGGAAAATCTTTCCTTGTCATGGATTTGCCTTCATATAAAATGCCCCTTTTCGGTTATGATTTTAAAATTGTTCTCGGTAAAGTTTGGGAATTTATAACGGGCGCCGGAAAAATTATTTTCTTATTCAGTATCGTGATTTGGTTTTTCAGTTATATCGGACCGACTCAAGATAAGAAAGAGTTCGTGGCTACCGATGTAAAATTAGATCACTCGTATCTCGCCAAAATGGGAAAATCCATTGAACCGGTAATTGCACCTTTGGGTTACGACTGGAAAATGGGCGTTGGGATTTTAACGAGTTTTGTAGCGAGAGAAGTGTTTGTAGGAACCATGTCAACTTTGTATAGTTTGGATGACGAAGCCCCGGAAGGTAAAATCATCGATAAAATGCGAAATGATAAGAAACCAAATGGGAAACCAATTTACAGTTTCGCCACGGGAGTTTCCATCTTATTCTTCTATGCATTTGCTATGCAATGTGTTTCTACTTTGGCCGTTGTATACAGAGAAACCAAATCCTGGAAATGGACCATGGCGCAACTCTTCGGCATGTCGGGCTTGGCTTATATTGCCTCCTTAATTGTCTATCAAATTTTAAAATAATGGATAATTCACTTATTTTTCAATACGTCATTATCGCTGCAATTGTTTTGTTTGCAGGTTATTCTTTATTTAAAATCATTGCTAAAAATTTTAGTTCTAAGAAATTTAAAAAGAAAGGAAAACCAGGTTGCGATTCTGATTGCTGTGGATAATTTAATTCGATAAAGTTTTCATTATCAGTATTTTATTATTTACACGAGTATTTAATTTAACTTTTGTTTAATAATTTCGCTCCTATTTTATTCGTATTTTTGCAGATTGAAAAACCAGACCTTTTGAGAACTTATTTGTTCTTGAAAATCATATTATAAAATCTCAGTTTATGGCTTTAATAAAATCTATATCAGGAATCCGCGGAACCATTGGTGGTAAAGTTGACGAAAATCTAACGCCACTTGATGTGGTAAAATTTACTTCCGCTTTTGGAACCTGGCTTCAAAATAATAAAAACAAAAAAGACCTTACTCTTGTGGTCGGCCGTGATGCACGTATTTCCGGCTCAATGGTGAATTCATTAGTAACTGCAACTTTGCAAGGTTTGGGAATTAACGTGGTTGATTTAGGGCTTTCTACAACGCCAACTGTTGAAGTAATGGTACCTGAACTGAATGCAGATGGTGGAATTATCCTTACCGCTTCTCACAATCCGAAACAATGGAACGCTTTAAAATTATTAAATGAAAAAGGTGAATTCATTACTGGTGAAAATGGAACTGAAGTTCTGGCTTTAGCCGAAAGTCAAGATTTTGATTACGCTGAAGTTGATGATTTAGGAAAATACGAAATCAGAGATGATGGTTTTGATATTCATATTCAAAAGATTCTGGATTTACCAATGGTCGATGCAGAAGTCATTAAAGCGAAGAAATTTAAAGTCGTTGTTGATGCCGTAAATTCAACAGGCGGAATTGCTATTCCACAGTTATTAGGGGAATTAGGTTGTGAAGTGGTGAAATTATATTGCGAACCGAACGGACATTTTCCACACAATCCTGAACCTTTGAAAGAACATTTAGGAGATATCTGCGAACTGGTGAAAACTGAGAAAGCAGACGTCGGAATCGTTGTTGACCCAGATGTTGACCGTTTGGCTCTGGTAGATGAAAACGGCGAACTTTTCGGTGAAGAATATACTTTGGTTGCTGTGGCTGATTATCTTTTGAGACATCAAAAAGGAGCAGCAGTTTCAAACCTTTCTTCAAGTCGTGCTTTAAGAGATGTTGCCAGAAATTTAGGTTCTGAATATTTCGCCAGCGCTGTAGGAGAAGTAAACGTAGTCACTTTAATGAAAGAAAAAAACGCGGTTATTGGTGGTGAAGGAAATGGTGGAATCATCTATCCAGAACTTCATTATGGTCGTGATTCTTTGGTAGGAGTTGCATTATTCTTAACGCATTTAGCAAAAGAAAATAAAACCGTTTCTGAATTGAGAGCAACTTACCCAAGTTATTTCATGGGTAAAAAGAAAATTGAATTGACTCCGGATATCGACGTAGACTCCCTTTTAACTAAAGTGGAAAAAGAGTATCAAACAGAAGACATTTCCACTATTGACGGGGTAAAAATAGATTTTGAAAACAATTGGGTCCATTTAAGAAAATCAAATACGGAACCGATTATCAGAATTTACACCGAGGCCTTCTCACAAGAAGAAGCCGATAATTTAGGAGATCAAATGATTGAAAAAATAAGAAGTTTGATTTAATTAGAATTAAGTAACTTTAATTCAAATTTGAGCGATGACAATTACAATAAAGCCGAAAAATAAAAAAGAATCTGAAAAGATAAAGGCGATTCTCAAAGCGATTGAGGTCGATTTTGTCGAAGATACTTATGATAAAGATTTTGTAAAAAAAATACAAAAATCACGATTAGAAATTGAGCAGGGTGATACTAAAAAAATTGGACTTGCCAATTTATGGAAATAGAGTTTACCAAACAGGCACAACTTGATTTAACGTATTGGAAAAAGTCTGGAAATAAGATAGTTCAGAAGAAAATTTCAGAACTTTTAGAAGATTTACAAGTTCATCCTTTTGAAGGAATTGGAAAGCCCGAAGCATTGAAACACAGTTTAAGTGGCTCTTGGAGTAGAAGGATAAATTTAGAACATAGAATTGTATATGAAGTTATTGATGAAATAATTTATATACAATCATTGAGAGGACATTATTAATGTTTAAATAAAAGGATTTTTTTCGAGGATTGTAAGATAATTTCAATCTTGGAAACGAACCGCAAAATTATATATTGGAAGAATTTTTTGAAAACGAACTCGTAGAAAAGTTCGAAGCAATGGTTGAGAATAATGATGAATTCTACTTCGAAACCGAAGAGTATGAAGAGATTATTATCTATTATCTCGAAATGGGGGATATCTCCTTTGCCGATATGGCAACAAAATATGGGCTGAAAATTCACCCAAACTCCCTTGATTTAAAAATTAAGCAATTCGAAGTTTTCCTGGAATTGGAAAAATATGCTGAGGCCAAGGAACTGATGACTGAACTGAAGGAATCCTGCATGGATCATACCGACTTCCTGGTTTGCTGTGCGAAATATTATTCGAATCTGGGAAATCCGAGACGTTCAATCGAGTATTGCGAAAAAGCCTTAGAACTGGAAGAAGAAGAAAACTTTTTACATAACTTCATTGCAGATGAATACGTGAATTTAGAAGATCCGTTCAAAGCCTTGAAGCATTATAAACTGGCCTTGAATTTTGATCCGCAGGATGAATATTCGTTAGAGAACGTGATGTTCTGTTATAACCAATTGAAGCGAAGCGATGAAGCCATCGAGTTCTTGAATGGTTATCTGGATAAGTTTGCCTTCTCAGAAACGGCTTGGTACGAATACGGACAGTTTTATTTCAACAAAAAGAAATATGAAGAAGCCATTAATGGCTTTGATTATTTGTTGGCGATCAATCCACAATCTGTCGGAGTTTACGCCAATAAAGCGGCGTGTTATGAAGCGATGGGCGAGTGGTTAAAAGCCGTTGAAGTCTATGAAGAAATGTTGGCTTTAGAATATACCAAATCGTTTACTTTTTATAAAATTGGTTTGTGTTATAAAGAAAATAAGCAGCCTGTTTTAGCCTTAAATTCGTTTCAGAAATCGTTGCGTGATGATCCCCAGTTTTACCTTTCGATGATGGAGCAATCCTACATTTACGAGGAAATGGGCGGAATGAAAGAAGCCTTACACTTTGCGAAAGAAGCCGTTTCTCTGAACGAATCGAATTTGGATTATCAGAAAAGACTTGCCTTTTTATATATCGAAGGTGGTAAATTCGAGGAGAGTTTAACTTGCCTGAAAAGATTAGTTGATTTCGAACCAACGCGTTTCTATAACTGGTACGCGTATTCGGAAGTCTTGATGTTGATCGGTGAATTTGAAGAGGCTGTTACCGTATTGGTTGCCGCAACAAAAATGCATAACCGCGCCGAGTTGTTTTATCAGTTAAGCAACTGTTATTTCCAGCTGAATAATCAGAAGAAAGGAAGAACAGCGCTTGCAACTGCCTTAGAGCTTGATCCGCAGTTGCTGGAAGATATGCAGCAAAAATATCCTTTCTTAAAAGATGAAGTGGATAAAGTGAAAACCAAAAAGAAGTAAATCTTTTTTAGAAAATAGAAAACGCACGGAGAGGTGCGTTTTTTTTGTTTACAGTAAGATCTTCAGTATTGCAAGACACGATCAGGTTTACTATTCTTTGTTTGGGCAGACATTTCCGCCTTCCACTCCCGCTTTTTTGTTCCACTACGTTTCACAAAAAGAGCTCCGTTCAAGTCGGGCTGCAGATTTTCGCATTTATAAAGATCGGTCTGGATCCAACTATCGATAATACATTTCAAGGAAGTTAAAAAACTCAGCCATTCTAAACACGTTATTAAATGCTAAATAAAAGAACAATACAGAAACCGTAACATAAAGAAAAGAAAGTATTTTCGGCGAATCTTTATATCCGTAAAACAGCCAGCCAAGAAGCACCGGAACAACGAATATAAAATGTCCGCCGTAAATATAAGAAGTATGAAGTCCGAATTTTAAAACGCAGTGAATCGCAATATCCACCAAAAAAGAAATCATCAAAATCTGAACGAATTTGTTTTTAAAGTTCTTGGCAAAACTCCATAAAACAAGTAATAAAACCGCTGCTACAAATACATACGGAATCCACGAAGTATAAACATCCATGAAAAGCGCTTTATACTGAAATCCTTTTTTATTGTGATAGTCTTTAATTACGAATCCACTGAAAAGCATATTTCCACCGAAAAACCACGACACAATCATGTCCCAAATCGGGGTCACTTTGGGATTAGAAAACTTTTCATACTGTTCACCGGATTTATTTAAAAAGTTTAAAAACTTAAAATCCAGTCGGTATAGAAACAGTAAAACAAAAACCGACACGGAGATTAAAACCCGTAAAACGAGATTTCCAAATTTTCGCCAGTTTCTAAAGACATTCTTTTCAAAAAGAAGCGGAATGTAAACTTTAACAACATTCGTAACCGTTAAACCACCGATCGAAACTGCAGCTAAAGCCAAAGCTATTGCCGGAATCTTTTCTTCTTTTCTAATTTTTAAAGCTGCATAATAATTAAATAAAACTAAAAATAATAAGGTATAAGTATAAGTTTCAGGCGTGAAAGAAAGTAAAATCGGCGTGCTGAAAAAGGAGAAAAAGAATAGAATTAATAAAGAGATTTTTTTCGGTAAGGTGATGATGTTCTTTAAATATTTATAAACCTGAACTAAGCTCAAACTCACCGCAAAGTTGCTGCACCAAGCCAAAACCAGTCGGAAGGTTTCATCTTTTTTGCCATGTGAAAACAATAAGGCAAACTCCTTAATCCAGTTGAAAAAATAGTTGGATAAAGGATGTCTTTCAAATCCGCCGCCGGTCATTACAATCGCTCGATTATCAAAACTGAAGTATGCGTCCCACGGAATTCGGTTATCAAAAATAATTCGATAATCCAACGCAATCACCGTTCCCAAAATACCATAAGCAGTAAGGAACAGCAGAAATAAAAACAATTCGAATCTTGTTTCCGGGAAAACAGTTTTCAGAAAATCTGTAAATTTTTGTTTTAAATTCAAGGTCATTAATTTCGGCAAAAGTAAGGAATTTTAAGAACTACAGGAAAGGGTAGAGCAGCCTGTTTGGCCATCATATTCATTGGGTCTTTTGACAGAAAATTCAGGATAGATTTCTTCGTAAGGATTCTCCAGAGCAGTTAAAAGTTTATTCAGTAAATCTTTTTTTCCTTCATTCAGTTCATTAATACATTCAAAAAGTAAATAATTTCTCAGAATGAATTTAGGGTTGGCGGTTTTCATTAACGTTAAAGAATCGGCTTTTGAAATGTTGTTCTTTGCTAATCGATTTTGATAAAGACCAAGAAATTCTTTTAGTTTCTCAAATTGATCTTCTGTCGTTCTTGAATAAAATACTTCTTTAAAATGAACTTTATAATCGATATTTTCGTCATAGCTTTCTAACTGTTTAAAGAACAACGTATAATCGATTTTTAAATCCTGCATGAGTTGTTGCGCATTCGTAAACAGTTCATCATCACCTTCCTGAACTTGATCAAATCCAAATTTCTTCGCCATCATTTCATCATGTTTGATCCAGAAAGTAGTGTTGAAATCATTCAGGATCTTTTCCAGTTTGGATTCGTCTTTAATTAAAGAAAATAAAGCGTTGGCCAATTGCCAAAGATTCCATTGTGCAATTTTTGCCTGATTTCCAAAAGCATATCTGCGACCCGGTAAATCGGTTGTATTCGGCGTAAAATTCAAATCATATTCATCTAAGAAAGAAAACGGTCCGTAATCAATCGTTAATCCCAAAATGGACATGTTATCGGTATTCATCACGCCATGAACAAATCCAACGCGGAACCAATCCACAATCATATCCGCAGTTTTCTCTGAAACTGTTTTGAAGAAATCCGCATATTTATTTGGACTGTCAATATCGATTTCTGGAAAATAATTTTCAATGGCAAAATCAGCAAGTTTCTTTAAAGTCTCAATTTCGCCTTGAGCAGAAAGCAATTCAAAATGTCCAAATCTTAAAAAACTTGGAGCAGTTCTGGTCATGACAGCTCCTTTTTCGTACGCGGCATTTCCGTCGTAGAGCATATCTCGAACAACCTGTTCTCCACTGAAAGAAAGAGATAAGGCTCGAGTCGTGGGAATGCCCAAATGAAACATCGCTTCACTCATCAGATATTCCCGAACGGAAGAACGAAGAACCGCGCGTCCATCAGCATGCCGGGAATATGGAGTTGCTCCGGCGCCTTTCCATTGGATTTCGGATTTCTGACCTTCAGCATTTTTAATCTCACCAGTGAAAATTGCGCGGCCATCGCCGAGTTGCCCAGCCCAGTTTCCAAACTGATGTCCAGCGTACGCAGTTGCATAAGTTTTCATTTCAGCAGGAAGTGATTTTGCATTTAAAAAATCGGTGTCTTCTTGCTTTTCAATTTTACCTAATCCTATTTCTTCGGATAATTTTTCATTAAATATAATAAGGTCAGGGTTTTTGAAGTGAGCAATTTCCGTAGTTGAAGATAAAACTTTTGGAGTTTGTCTTTGCATTGGATTCCCGGAAAGGTCGGCAGGGAAAAGGGATAAATATTGTTGCGTGATTTGATCTAAATTCATGATTCAAAGTTCGTTAAAAAAAACATCCTTCCAAAAGTTTGAAAGGATGTTTTCCATTTATTATATATATTGATGTTATTTGTTAAAATCGATATCGTCGCCGGTATTGATGTTTTCGTTAACGTTTTCTTCTTTTCTAGCCGGTGGTTTTTTATTGGTGTTCACCGGCTCAGAAACCGTTGGGTTTTTAATCTGGTCGATGGTTTGCAAACCGCCATCATCACCATATCCACCAAGTCCCTGTAAGTCCGCACAGCTTCCTGTCCAATTGGATGGTTTTACAAATTTATCTTCCGGAGAGATTCCTAATTCTTTATCTGCCCAGACTTTCTTCATGTAAATTGCCCAGATCGGTAGCGCCATTTTTGCTCCTTGTCCTTCGCCTGTTCCGTAGAAATGCGTGGCTCGATCTTCCCAGCCAACCCAAACTCCTGTGGCAAGGTTTGGTGTAATTCCCATAAACCAACCATCCGAGTTATTCTGTGTTGTACCGGTTTTACCGGCGATCTCAATTCCTTTTGGAACTCCTCTTCGTCCCAATTCACCAGAAGCGGTACCGAATTCTGTTACCCCTTTCATTAGATCAATCATGGTGTACGCATACAATTCGTTCATGACTTCTTTGGTCACCGGTTTCACTTCTTTAATTAAGCGGGAATTTCCATCTTCTATACGCCAGATCATTTCGGGCTTGATGTAATTTCCGTAATTCGCAAAAGTACTGTAGGCACCTAACATTTCATAAATTGTAATATCAGAAGAACCCAGTGCAACGGCATACTCGTTCGGGATCTCTTCAGTAACTCCAAGATCTCTGGCCGTTTGAATGACACTTTTCACACCCGTCATTTCAATTAATCTTACTGCGACCGGGTTTTGGGATTGTGCCAAAGCATCTCGTAATGTCAGCATTCCACCTCGACCTCTAACGCTCCATGATCCTTTAGTATAGGTAGCATTGGAAACGGTTGAACAAGGAGTCATTCCCAACTTCATGATGGCCGTAGCGTAAACAAATGGTTTAAAGGTTGAACCAACCTGTCTTTTCCCCTGTTTAATATGATCATATTGGAAATGCTGCCAGTTAATTCCCCCAACCCAAGCTTTAATTTCGCCTGTTCCTGGAACCATCGACATTAAACCAGCCTGTGCAATTTGTTTGTGATACCGAATGGAATCCCATGGTGACATTTCCACTTCTTCTTCACCGGCCCAGGTAAATCTTGAAGTTTTAATTGGTTTTTTGAAGTCAAGCATAATGGAATCTTCGGACACGCCAGCACTTTTTAACTGCTTATATCGTCCTGTTCGCTTCATCGCACTCAACATGATGGAGTTGATCTGCTTGTCGTTAATTAAGTAAAAAGGTCTTTGTTTTCTACCTCTTTGCTCCGCATCAAATCTTTTTTGGAGATCTGTTAAGTGCTCTTTTATGGACTCTTCCGCATATCCTTGCATTTTAGAATCCAAGGTGGTATAAATTTTTAAACCGTCTTTGAATATATTAAGCGTTTTACCCGTCGATTTTTCATAATCTTTGATGTAACCGTCAATCTCTTTTCTTAAGTAAAATTTATAGTAAGCCGAATAACCTTCATCAATCGATTTTACGGGATGATAATCAAGTGCAATAGGAGAGTCTACTGCTTTTTGAAAAGTTTGCTGATCCAAATAACCCGTTTTTAACATTTGATCTAAAACAACGTCTCTTCTGCTCTTTGCTCTTTCCTCATTTCTCATCGGATTATTTTTCACCGGATTTTCCAGCATGGCAACAAACATTGCAGCTTCGGGAAGGGTGAGTTTCGAGGTTGTTTTATTAAAGTATATTCGCGAAGCCATTTCAATACCATTGGCATTATAAAGAAAATCGAATTTATTGAAATAAAGAGTAATGATTTCTTCTTTCGTATATCTCTTCTCAAGACTTACTGCAACTACCCATTCTTTCAGTTTCTGAAAACTTCGCTGTAAGGTGTTCTGTGAGGCTCTTCCGGTAAATAAAAGTTTGGCTAACTGCTGTGTAATGGTAGAACCACCACCTCGTTTTCCACCAAATGCAACTGCTCTCGCAACAGATTGTAAATCAATTCCCGAATGTTCTTTAAAACGCTCATCCTCTTTTGCCTGAAGTGCATAAATAAGATACGGTGGAAGTTCCTTGTAAGTGACAGGTTGGGTTTTTTCCTTTTCAAACTTCCCCAGCATTTTTCCGTCTGAGGAATAGATTTCTGAAGCCACAAATATATCGGGATTGTCCAGCTCTTTTACATCGGGCATGTCACCAAGAAATCCCTGGGACACTGCAAAAAAGGTACCTGCTATTCCAATAATTAGAATAATCAGACCAGTCCAGACCAGTTTTACCCATTTTTTCCAGCCCGTATTTTTCACCTTTTTAGGAGGAAGTGGAAATTTTTGTTGAGGTTTATTTCCTTTATTCTGTGTGTTTTCCATAAATAATATTACGGTTTTGCTGTTTCAATTTTTACACCAATATCTTCAATCCCAGGCAGATTATCATTGCGCATCGCCTGAATAATTCCAATGGAATACGTTCCGTTTTCGGGGAATTTATAATTTAATTTATACTGGAAAAGTGTTTCTTTGGTGTCACCGAAACCTTTTCCTATCCACGCCCCATTTGGTTGCGCTAGAATATAATTCAAGGTATCGGTACTTTTCTGTTTTGTTTTTTGGTTCAAAAAATTAACGATCAATCTGATGTTACTGTACGGATAATCGTTATTGTTTCTTACAACAAATATAATGTTTTTCGGAGTCTGTGCATCTGCTATTTTAAAGTCAAACTTTTGCTCCGATTTTTTATTCCATTTGCCGTTTAGGTTATTCATCACCACTTCTTCGGCACTGTTTTTACAGCTGAAAAGAAAAAACAAAAAGAAAGAAACGCCTATGATCTTATGCATTGTCATCACGTTTTGGCTGTGGTTTCTTTTTAAATTTTTTCGGACCTTGATTTTGAGGACTAGCCTTTACGTTTTGTCCCGCTGCTTTCTCCTGTGGTTTTTTATTCCTTGGCGGTTGATTAACATTAGGTTTGCCCTCTGTTTTATTTTGATTGTTTGGTTTCCTTTTGTTCTGGTTTTTTCCGGCAGGTCTATTTTTCCTTTCGAAACGGTCCATATTGTTTTCCTGAATCAAATCAACCGATTTTACCGGAATATCATTGATTTTTAACTCTTCCAAAGGTGGAGCTTTTTCCCCTTTTTTATTGGTATCAATGAGTTTTTTCACTTCCTGAACATCCAAATCATACCATGACATGGAATGGTCTACGTAGGCAAACCACATTCTTTTTTTGAAAACGTCAATTTTAATACAAAAAGCTTTTCCTTTTACGGTATCAATGGTTGTTGATGAAGGAGGAAAATGACTTAATGCATCCAAATAACTGTCTAGCTCGTAGTTCAGGCAACATTTCAGTTTTCCACATTGTCCTGCTAATTTCTGCGGATTAATGCTTAATTGCTGATAACGCGCGGCGTTCGTATTAACTGACCGGAAATCGGTGAGCCATGTTGAACAGCACAATTCTCTACCACATGAACCAATTCCACCGACTTTTGCGGCTTCTTGCCGGAAACCGATTTGTTTCATATCGATTTTAGTTCTAAACAAAGATGCATATTCTTTGATCAACTGCCGGAAATCCACGCGGGTATCTGCGGTATAGTAGATGGTAACTTTTCCACCATCTCCTTGATATTCCACATCGGTAATTTTCATATCCAGGTTTAAGGCGTAAGCAATTTTACGCGCCTGAATTTTTACACTTTCTTCTTTTTGTCTGACTTCC
This DNA window, taken from Kaistella carnis, encodes the following:
- a CDS encoding transglycosylase domain-containing protein — protein: MENTQNKGNKPQQKFPLPPKKVKNTGWKKWVKLVWTGLIILIIGIAGTFFAVSQGFLGDMPDVKELDNPDIFVASEIYSSDGKMLGKFEKEKTQPVTYKELPPYLIYALQAKEDERFKEHSGIDLQSVARAVAFGGKRGGGSTITQQLAKLLFTGRASQNTLQRSFQKLKEWVVAVSLEKRYTKEEIITLYFNKFDFLYNANGIEMASRIYFNKTTSKLTLPEAAMFVAMLENPVKNNPMRNEERAKSRRDVVLDQMLKTGYLDQQTFQKAVDSPIALDYHPVKSIDEGYSAYYKFYLRKEIDGYIKDYEKSTGKTLNIFKDGLKIYTTLDSKMQGYAEESIKEHLTDLQKRFDAEQRGRKQRPFYLINDKQINSIMLSAMKRTGRYKQLKSAGVSEDSIMLDFKKPIKTSRFTWAGEEEVEMSPWDSIRYHKQIAQAGLMSMVPGTGEIKAWVGGINWQHFQYDHIKQGKRQVGSTFKPFVYATAIMKLGMTPCSTVSNATYTKGSWSVRGRGGMLTLRDALAQSQNPVAVRLIEMTGVKSVIQTARDLGVTEEIPNEYAVALGSSDITIYEMLGAYSTFANYGNYIKPEMIWRIEDGNSRLIKEVKPVTKEVMNELYAYTMIDLMKGVTEFGTASGELGRRGVPKGIEIAGKTGTTQNNSDGWFMGITPNLATGVWVGWEDRATHFYGTGEGQGAKMALPIWAIYMKKVWADKELGISPEDKFVKPSNWTGSCADLQGLGGYGDDGGLQTIDQIKNPTVSEPVNTNKKPPARKEENVNENINTGDDIDFNK
- a CDS encoding protein adenylyltransferase SelO, whose product is MNLDQITQQYLSLFPADLSGNPMQRQTPKVLSSTTEIAHFKNPDLIIFNEKLSEEIGLGKIEKQEDTDFLNAKSLPAEMKTYATAYAGHQFGNWAGQLGDGRAIFTGEIKNAEGQKSEIQWKGAGATPYSRHADGRAVLRSSVREYLMSEAMFHLGIPTTRALSLSFSGEQVVRDMLYDGNAAYEKGAVMTRTAPSFLRFGHFELLSAQGEIETLKKLADFAIENYFPEIDIDSPNKYADFFKTVSEKTADMIVDWFRVGFVHGVMNTDNMSILGLTIDYGPFSFLDEYDLNFTPNTTDLPGRRYAFGNQAKIAQWNLWQLANALFSLIKDESKLEKILNDFNTTFWIKHDEMMAKKFGFDQVQEGDDELFTNAQQLMQDLKIDYTLFFKQLESYDENIDYKVHFKEVFYSRTTEDQFEKLKEFLGLYQNRLAKNNISKADSLTLMKTANPKFILRNYLLFECINELNEGKKDLLNKLLTALENPYEEIYPEFSVKRPNEYDGQTGCSTLSCSS
- a CDS encoding gliding motility lipoprotein GldH, with protein sequence MTMHKIIGVSFFLFFLFSCKNSAEEVVMNNLNGKWNKKSEQKFDFKIADAQTPKNIIFVVRNNNDYPYSNIRLIVNFLNQKTKQKSTDTLNYILAQPNGAWIGKGFGDTKETLFQYKLNYKFPENGTYSIGIIQAMRNDNLPGIEDIGVKIETAKP
- a CDS encoding DUF6080 domain-containing protein, with protein sequence MNLKQKFTDFLKTVFPETRFELFLFLLFLTAYGILGTVIALDYRIIFDNRIPWDAYFSFDNRAIVMTGGGFERHPLSNYFFNWIKEFALLFSHGKKDETFRLVLAWCSNFAVSLSLVQVYKYLKNIITLPKKISLLILFFFSFFSTPILLSFTPETYTYTLLFLVLFNYYAALKIRKEEKIPAIALALAAVSIGGLTVTNVVKVYIPLLFEKNVFRNWRKFGNLVLRVLISVSVFVLLFLYRLDFKFLNFLNKSGEQYEKFSNPKVTPIWDMIVSWFFGGNMLFSGFVIKDYHNKKGFQYKALFMDVYTSWIPYVFVAAVLLLVLWSFAKNFKNKFVQILMISFLVDIAIHCVLKFGLHTSYIYGGHFIFVVPVLLGWLFYGYKDSPKILSFLYVTVSVLFFYLAFNNVFRMAEFFNFLEMYYR
- a CDS encoding PSP1 domain-containing protein; this encodes MSCGCKTSGDSAHSCGTKSADGCASVDTCGNSYKLSVFDWLSNINSPAQSNTDFVEVRFKNDRKFFYKNVNKLPLHIGSVVTVESSPGHDIGVVSLSGELVKIQMKKKYVSEENPLKIYRLANQKDIEVWQEVRQKEESVKIQARKIAYALNLDMKITDVEYQGDGGKVTIYYTADTRVDFRQLIKEYASLFRTKIDMKQIGFRQEAAKVGGIGSCGRELCCSTWLTDFRSVNTNAARYQQLSINPQKLAGQCGKLKCCLNYELDSYLDALSHFPPSSTTIDTVKGKAFCIKIDVFKKRMWFAYVDHSMSWYDLDVQEVKKLIDTNKKGEKAPPLEELKINDIPVKSVDLIQENNMDRFERKNRPAGKNQNKRKPNNQNKTEGKPNVNQPPRNKKPQEKAAGQNVKASPQNQGPKKFKKKPQPKRDDNA